The Arachis ipaensis cultivar K30076 chromosome B03, Araip1.1, whole genome shotgun sequence region aattcaatttaaaaaaaatattaaaaaactatctattttttatcattatttaacttttaattcaatttttttagtttaatttttagtctaataattcaacaatatattttatttcatacttttaaatattaattattaattaataataaattttaataatcatTTATCATTTCTCTTCTGTTTATATAATAAGACAAAACTTTTGACTCTGATATTGTTAGTCAATTTTATTTATTAGTAGCACAATAATTGAATGAAGTGCaatgttgtgtttttcagatggtCTCTGATTGCTGAAAATCTACCTGGAAGAACAGACAACGAGATCAAGAACTATTGGCATAGCCACCTGAAGAAGTTCCAAAACTGCAATGTGAACAACACAtcaagtgatgatgatgatgatgatgatttgaaCAAGTCCAAGTCTTCTTCTCAGAATACCAAAGAACATGAAAGACCAAAAAGTGAAGTCCTTACTTTTACTACTGATGATGATAACGATGATGATTCACACCATATCTTGGAAAGTTCGTTGTCCAATGTGACAACCGAGTCTTCCTATTCAtacactgaagaagaagaagacaacaagggcaacaacaacaacaacaacgcaTGGCTCTGCTTTTCCTCTGGTCATGAAGAAGAATCAAATAGGGAAGAAGATAGGTTTGCTTCGTGGGGTGCAACAACTTTGtttgatgagtttggttccaGTTTTTGGACTGAACCATTtatttcagatgatgcttttagtCAAGATTACAATTACATTTTGTATGATAGAGAAGATCCTTTTTTCATTTGATAAAAATATACCCCTTTTGTTTGTTTTAAATTCCATTGAAACTACTGCCATctgaattctaatttcaaaaccTTATTAATCTCATTCGATTCTAAGAGACCAAGACTCCAATTGAAAATCTTAGTCATTCCAACACAATAATCTTTCTTAACTGAATAGATCTAATTATTAAAGAAACAACCACTTTTATCCATCCTTGTTAAAGAGCTATAATTTGGAAATGGTTACATTGACAAGAACAAACAAAACTCTCATGGTAAATAGAAAGCGTCTCTTTATTAGTTGATGTTGATTAGTAGCGCAACGGACCTTTCTAAATCATAGCCGAATATCCTCGTATGTAGATGCGCAGCTAAGATAGATTTGTAAGAACAAACTAAATTGAGTTGATCCAGTGTTATTAGCTCATTTGTCTATTTAATTAAGTATTGGGAGGTTAAATTTTAGGTGAATGCTATTCTACTCTCTTTAAATTAATATCTAAGTTATCTTTTCTGATGTGTCATATTTTAATTGGGTGTTTATTTTAACCTGAGTTACCTTCTCTACTTTTTCGTCGTCGTTGTGCCTCTCAAACATCACATTCTCATTGGTGTTTCGTTTTCACTTCCCAAATTATTCTTCTAGAAAAGGTACTCCAACTATCTCTAATTGCGTTTACTCCTCCACACTCCTTTGTCGTCGTCGTTGTGCCTCCTAAGTATCACCGTCTTATTGGgtgttctattttcttcttctgtcAGGCCGTTCGTCATCATTATGCCCTCCCAAACATTAACGTTTTTCTCTTCTCAAATCATTCTTTTAGAAAAGATACTCCAACTTTCTCTAATTGCGTTTACTCCTCTCCATTGTACTCCTTCATCGTGGTCGTTACGCCTCCCAAGCATCACCGTTTTATTGTGTGTCTTGTTTTCTCTTCTCAAATCATTCTTCTAGAAAAGatactccaactctctctaatTGCGTTTACTTCTCCCACTCTTTTGTCGTCATCGTTGTGCCTCATAAGTATCACCGTCTTATTGGgtgtttcattttcttcttctgtcAGCCCGTCATCGTCTTCCAAGATATTATTAACTCATGAGATTAAAGTAACTCATGTTAAAATAAACACCCAATTAAAATATAACACATCAGAGAGAGTAATTTACATGTTACTTTAGAGAGGATAGGATAGCATTcacctaaattttattttgtgtatatAACAACTATATTAACTAACGATAAATTCTTAAATGAAATTTTGATTCTCATTGAATTAGTCGTTGGCCTTCCAaagaaaaaaatatcataaaaaaatatttgtacaagctaaaaattaattttacacagaaaaagagaataaataaaaattttagacGGACAAACTAAATTtagatataatttataaaaaaaattgaatatttaAAGGGATCTTTTCTTAAATGAATTTACGtctactaaaattttaaaaattaaatttgtcattaaattaatagaactaaaaatttaaaaaatatatattttattatttttaatctttAAAAAATCGTCTTTTTTATTTGGTTGACTAAAACTAAATCGTTTGATGACCAGTTTCTTAATTAACCTAGTCAAATTAGGCAATTCGATTTTGTTTTCTGAAATCCTAGCCTCCACTAAATCAAAAAGATAAAGAAGGTATGTTGTAACTTTTTGAGATATATTACCATTTCACATATTCACCGGTTAATTTGGTATTGGAATATATATTGATATACTCAATCCATATCTCATTTAGCAAATAGATCAAAATTCATCTCACCTTTGCTTAATAAGAACTATAACTTGGGAATGGTTACATTTGGAAATGGGTGACGATATAAGAACACAGTTTTAAAAAGCTATTGGTGGGTGAAAAAAGAAAAGTTGAAGGATCTTTTCCAGGATTATACTCTGATCTATTTTATTGCAAAAGGAGTGTAGAATATATGAACGTAGATTTTGGGATGGATGGTCATGGATTTGGAGCTTGAACGGAGGAGCCATGTGTGAATGATGAGAATGCGAACTTTAATTTTGCGAGACTTGCACCTGATGATATATGCGAACTCCTGCAAATGACGTCGTTTTAGTTTTCAACGATATCGTATCAACTCTCTTTTAGTATAGATGTCtatcattcttttcttttttttttctcccaaAACAAGTGATATAACGTTTAGAGTTTATACCAcaaattttaaatcctaaataGCTGGTAATCTTAAAACAGTTGTTGCTAATTCCCGCCTCCTCAATATATATGTTAANNNNNNNNNNNNNNNNNNNNNNNNNNNNNNNNNNNNNNNNNNNNNNNNNNNNATGATAATAtttaagtatatttttatttttttactaagaTATAATTGTATATGCAAAACATATACACATATGTCTAATGAATATCAACTATATATTTTATCTAAAATGTATTTGATATACAGACACGACAATTTTCAATAAAATAACCATACTTCATACCTAGATAGTTACGACAAAATAACCTTCGAAGTATCATCACATGATAAAGATTTTTTCTCATATTACTCGTGGATATTTGATTGTTCTacgaaaaaattattattttgacTCCCAATAAATTTAATTTCTAACAAAATGACTTTTAAAATAAACTATGATAtatttattttcaataataaGATGATATCAATTCAACAAATTTACCAAATATAAAGAGAtatatcaaataaaaatatatattaaatttttattttttggaattATTTATTTAACTAAGAAAGAGATAGTATAATAAGAAGACCATAAAGAAAGTGAGAGAGATTTGACAATAGCCACTTTCAACGTGGTAATTGCCTCTACCAGAGATAATAATTGTTCGTTGCTAAAACATGCGAAAAGTTTTTGTGGGTAAACTAAAtacaaaaataactaatattttatagaaataaaaaatatattgagATGCCTGCTACGATGGAGAGGAAAAATAGTGAAAAGATGAAGATTCGTCTTTATAAGTTGTGACTTGATTCAATTATTCAACATAcattcaagttaattagaaaTTTATTGATTTAATTGGTTTGCATGTACATACATTAGTTGGTAATTAaagtaattagttaattaatttttagatatttttaataaGTTAATTAAGTTAATTGAGAAAATTGTTAATTGGCTAGATATGTATATATTCCCATAATGTAACTAATTGCAGTGATTCTTTTTTTCCTGTTTAATTCATTTTTCTCTAATTTCACATTCAAGAACCTTCTTTACAttctctttttcttcatcttagttcttccctcctcctctctctttcttttcggATTCTTTAACTTCTCAGCTTCATTCATATCTTTTCTCTAGAACTCACTCAACAGAAATTGATAAGAGCTCATCACTCCTGTGCACATTTTCATATAAGTAGTTAaatacatttttaaaaaaaatattattttatttttaataattttttcaaataaattaagCATTTTTATCATAGAATTNNNNNNNNNNNNNNNNNNNNNNNNNNNNNNNNNNNNNNNNNNNNNNNNNNNNNNNNNNNNNNNNNNNNNNNNNNNNNNNNNNNNNNNNNNNNNNNNNNNNNNNNNNNNNNNNNNNNNNNNNNNNNNNNNNNNNNNNNNNNNNNNNNNNNNNNNNNNNNNNNNNNNNNNNNNNNNNNNNNNNNNNNNNNNNNNNNNNNNNNNNNNNNNNNNNNNNNNNNNNNNNNNNNNNNNNNNNNNNNNNNNNNNNNNNNNNNNNNNNNNNNNNNNNNNNNNNNNNNNNNNTATTGATTACTCTTTTGTAAGTATTATTTTCATGAGACTCATAATCATAATATACGGGTGACAATTCTATTCTGCAGTACTTCACTCAGTGACATCTCGTTCGGCGTTTTGTTATTCAAAATCCTTTGCAAATAACTCTTTTTTATTGGTTAAGTCTTTATGAAAGTACCAATATAATGAACTACAAAAACTTACAAAAAGTATCGCTACAAAAACTAATTAATAACTCATATGGTgataaaatctaaaattttataaTACTCTTTCTCAAGTGTTTCTTCCTCTCCCAATATAAGACTCTTTTTCAGGTTTTAGTCTCATGACTCGTAACATTATATCTCTAATCTTAATTTGCAAAAGGTATGGGTTATCCGATCCTTCCCGTTAAACTTCCGAGCTTACTCTTCAGTCTTCAACTGTAGgtctattaatataataataataataattaataaagaaGGAGAGAGAGTAGAAGTGTCACGAGTCACGACTACTAAAAGGTGGTTTCAACCTATATTATTAGTAGAATAATATATACTAATGCATGCCTTTAGTTTTTTTAATAATGGATTTGATCAACTGCGGGTTCTATCTCTATCATCgattgaattattttattttggaaaAGACATAGTGACCCGGAACGAATAAACATATGGTCCGTGTTCCATATTCTTTTTCCAAATTAACATTCTTCTTTTTCCAAATCAAAGGATATCCCTTACACACAAGCTAAGTGGGATACATATCTTGATCTTTATGTTCTTCCCATGGATCACGTTGATATTCTCATCAATCAATATATAAAACCAACTcagctaaataaataaataaaagagaacaaGAGATATAAAAGTAAATTAACTCTTCCAGTAAATatatattgatttttttaataaattatatataaatataataaaatagattaaTNNNNNNNNNNNNNNNNNNNNNNNNNNNNNNNNNNNNNNNNNNNNNNNNNNNNNNNNNNNNNNNNNNNNNNNNNNNNNNNatcaataaataaaagagaataagaGATATACTAGAGGTGTTAGTGGTGTAGTTTGGATTAATTTTGAGTCAAAAACTCATCCATACTAATTTTACTTGCAGTGCGGTTTGGATgagatgatttaaaaaaaaattcgatCCGATCGGATCGGATCCATTTTCAAGcgatttggattggattggattagATTTAcagttttgtaaattaaaaaaattaaatacatataacaaatatcaacatcaaattttTAATAATCTACAATCACATAACAAGTCTCAATaatatcttaaaaagccaacgataacataacaatagaaataaaattatggattagttaaaataaataaataaataaatagtattttgaacataaaatatttattaaataatgataatatatgaataatatataataaattgaatatgttataagtataattgtaaatataataataaaataataatattatagcacattgtacGGTTTGGATTAGATTAGATCGGTTGTGAAAAGTAGATCCAAAATCCAATTCGatccagcggtttgcaaaaaatagaatccaatcaaatccgaattagtgcaattttaatcgattttc contains the following coding sequences:
- the LOC107634260 gene encoding transcription factor MYB14-like; translation: MVRAPYFDANGIKKGAWSEEEDKKLTAYVERYGHPNWRQLPRLAGLLRCGKSCRLRWMNYLRPNLKRGNYSQKEEQLIMDLHKQHGNKWSLIAENLPGRTDNEIKNYWHSHLKKFQNCNVNNTSSDDDDDDDLNKSKSSSQNTKEHERPKSEVLTFTTDDDNDDDSHHILESSLSNVTTESSYSYTEEEEDNKGNNNNNNAWLCFSSGHEEESNREEDRFASWGATTLFDEFGSSFWTEPFISDDAFSQDYNYILYDREDPFFI